Proteins encoded together in one Sphingomonas radiodurans window:
- a CDS encoding EAL domain-containing protein → MDRGASPIRIFLTARAAPWVMLLGVLVIAGFAGSQSASVALILISFASVVWISQLQRIVRVALPRPGETRRGGEADPEVSVAGLEQQLQSLRHRIAEVHPVSGLPVREGLVERITADGQGLLGIIAFTDFDRLSAFDPTLADRVFAQCSARLRTMIPSDRYLAQIDRGHIGVWFGREVTDVDAWAELDAISYALGEVVVDGDTKIIPQVAFRLAAHDADAGMSPATFITRALASLSLPANAAATAQPAIDQAEYARDRFALEQDLRQAIDRRELRLNYQPLIDASQGCINGAEALIRWDHPTRGLVPPGQFFPVIEAMGLAGEIGTWALNTALREARGWAATGLGRLRVAVNVSSLQLEGDDLPLLVQRTLQSHGVSASQLEIELTESVATSNAEHCRGIFLQLRAMGIKLAVDDFGTGYSGFSSLRTLAFDKIKIDREFVTDVDRRSDSQAICQSIIALGRGLGIRVLAEGVERHAEYEWLRRHGCHHFQGYYFGRPMAGDAFSALVRDRAALAALLAPSTGAAQIMERLTA, encoded by the coding sequence ATGGACCGCGGCGCATCCCCGATTCGCATCTTCCTGACCGCGCGGGCAGCGCCATGGGTGATGCTGTTGGGCGTTCTTGTTATTGCCGGTTTTGCTGGCAGCCAGTCAGCCTCGGTTGCTCTCATCCTCATTTCCTTCGCAAGTGTTGTCTGGATCAGCCAGCTTCAGCGGATCGTTCGCGTCGCGTTACCGCGGCCTGGCGAGACGCGGCGTGGCGGCGAGGCTGATCCGGAGGTCAGCGTTGCGGGGCTGGAACAACAGTTGCAGTCGCTCCGGCATCGGATCGCCGAGGTTCATCCGGTCAGCGGATTGCCGGTGCGCGAGGGGCTGGTCGAGCGCATTACGGCCGACGGGCAGGGCCTGCTGGGTATAATTGCTTTCACCGATTTCGATCGCTTGTCTGCGTTCGATCCGACGCTTGCCGACCGGGTCTTCGCGCAGTGCAGCGCGCGGCTGCGCACCATGATCCCGAGTGACCGCTATCTCGCGCAGATCGATCGCGGGCATATCGGTGTCTGGTTCGGTCGCGAAGTAACCGACGTCGATGCGTGGGCGGAACTCGATGCGATCAGCTATGCGCTGGGCGAAGTCGTCGTCGACGGCGACACGAAGATCATTCCGCAAGTCGCCTTTCGGCTGGCGGCGCATGATGCCGACGCGGGGATGTCTCCAGCCACATTCATCACCCGCGCGCTCGCCTCGCTGTCGTTGCCGGCCAATGCAGCCGCCACGGCTCAGCCCGCAATCGACCAGGCAGAATACGCGCGCGACCGGTTCGCGCTCGAACAGGATCTTCGCCAGGCGATCGATCGTCGCGAACTGCGCCTGAACTACCAGCCGCTGATCGACGCATCGCAGGGCTGTATCAACGGCGCAGAGGCGCTGATCCGCTGGGATCATCCGACCCGCGGGCTCGTGCCGCCGGGGCAGTTCTTCCCGGTGATCGAAGCGATGGGGCTGGCGGGCGAGATCGGCACCTGGGCGCTGAATACCGCGCTGCGCGAAGCGCGCGGCTGGGCGGCGACCGGGCTGGGGCGCTTGCGCGTCGCAGTCAACGTGTCGAGCCTGCAACTCGAAGGCGACGATCTGCCGCTGCTCGTCCAGCGCACGCTGCAAAGCCACGGCGTCAGCGCCAGCCAGCTCGAGATCGAGCTGACCGAGAGCGTGGCGACCAGCAACGCCGAACATTGCCGCGGCATCTTCCTGCAGCTGCGCGCGATGGGGATCAAGCTGGCGGTCGACGATTTCGGCACCGGCTATTCGGGGTTCAGCTCGTTGCGCACGCTCGCGTTCGACAAGATCAAGATCGACCGCGAGTTCGTGACTGACGTCGATCGCCGCAGCGACAGCCAGGCGATCTGCCAGAGCATCATCGCGCTCGGCCGCGGCCTGGGCATTCGCGTGCTGGCCGAAGGCGTCGAGCGACACGCCGAATATGAATGGCTCCGCCGTCACGGCTGTCACCATTTCCAGGGCTATTATTTCGGCCGGCCGATGGCCGGCGATGCGTTCAGCGCGCTCGTGCGAGACCGTGCCGCGCTCGCTGCGCTGCTGGCGCCAAGCACCGGCGCAGCACAGATCATGGAGAGATTGACGGCATGA
- a CDS encoding Gfo/Idh/MocA family protein: protein MDGIEMTRRRFIDAGGTAAAVSLAAIAAPAAALAQASGGVRPTGQLMPDGVKLPSTLPVRKRADSVGIAVVGLGGYALNQMMPRFAQTERTHIAAIVSGSRDKLRRVGDAYGIPPDARYSYDTFGKIASDDRVDAIYIVLPTGLHAEWVIRAFAAGKHVLCEKPMALSSADCARMIAAGRRANRKLMIAYRSHFEPYNLEAMKLMGQRAIGDIRLVRTEQSYRMAPTSPSENWRTNRALAGGGSLEDYGIYGLQSALYLKGEMPESISATAFRPPNDPRFTEIFAHVSSQWRFPSGAVAQLVTSYDSASTNFAQVRGTAGALIMDPATSYAGQKMRLEGRDERELTSGDPSVQFARQLDHFADAVRDNIPIRTPGEMGLRDLRLIEAIYASAETGRTVRLAPDGRMRG from the coding sequence ATGGATGGCATCGAAATGACGCGGCGTCGGTTCATCGACGCTGGTGGCACAGCGGCAGCCGTATCGCTCGCAGCCATAGCAGCGCCGGCTGCAGCGCTTGCGCAGGCTTCTGGCGGGGTGCGCCCTACAGGCCAACTCATGCCGGATGGCGTGAAGCTTCCTTCCACTCTACCGGTCCGCAAGCGTGCGGACAGCGTCGGAATCGCGGTCGTCGGCCTTGGCGGCTATGCACTCAATCAGATGATGCCGCGCTTTGCCCAGACGGAGCGGACGCATATCGCCGCGATCGTCTCCGGAAGCCGCGACAAGTTGCGCCGCGTGGGAGACGCCTACGGCATTCCCCCGGACGCGCGCTATTCTTACGACACATTCGGCAAGATTGCGTCCGATGATCGCGTCGATGCGATATACATCGTCCTGCCGACTGGCCTTCATGCCGAATGGGTGATCCGCGCCTTTGCTGCGGGTAAGCACGTGTTGTGCGAAAAGCCGATGGCCCTCAGCAGTGCCGATTGCGCGCGGATGATCGCTGCGGGCCGCCGCGCCAACCGAAAGCTGATGATCGCTTATCGGTCGCACTTCGAACCCTATAATCTGGAAGCCATGAAGCTCATGGGACAACGGGCGATCGGTGATATCCGGCTCGTGCGGACCGAGCAGTCCTATCGTATGGCCCCGACCAGCCCGAGCGAGAATTGGCGGACAAACCGCGCGCTGGCGGGCGGCGGTTCGTTGGAGGATTACGGAATCTACGGGCTGCAGTCCGCCCTTTATCTGAAGGGTGAGATGCCGGAGAGTATCAGCGCTACTGCCTTCCGGCCGCCCAACGATCCCCGCTTCACAGAAATCTTCGCGCATGTGTCTTCGCAGTGGCGATTTCCGTCGGGCGCTGTCGCGCAATTGGTGACGTCCTATGATTCCGCGAGCACCAACTTCGCTCAGGTGCGCGGTACGGCCGGCGCGCTGATCATGGACCCGGCGACCAGTTACGCCGGGCAGAAGATGCGACTTGAGGGGCGCGACGAACGCGAACTTACGTCAGGCGACCCGAGCGTTCAGTTTGCCCGTCAACTCGATCATTTTGCTGATGCCGTTCGGGACAATATTCCGATCAGAACGCCGGGCGAAATGGGTCTGCGCGACCTGCGGCTGATCGAAGCAATCTACGCGTCCGCAGAGACGGGACGAACGGTGCGCCTCGCGCCGGACGGTAGGATGAGAGGCTGA
- a CDS encoding nitroreductase: MTYDDVVNGRRSIRGFTAEPVPRALIEEVIALASRAPSSLNTQPWNFTVVTGEPLDRIREENARRTLAGVPESREFRTGEQYGGAHRERQIEIAKQLFGAMDIARDDKEKRQDWVLRGFRQFGAPVSIVVTYDRVLLGSDIAPFDCGAVVNALVNAAWSRGLGCVINSQGIMQSPVVRENARIPDDQVIQTCVAMGWPDESFPANAVVSRRKPVSEAATFVGFGD; the protein is encoded by the coding sequence ATGACCTATGACGATGTCGTGAACGGACGCCGCAGCATTCGCGGCTTTACGGCCGAGCCGGTTCCCCGTGCGCTGATCGAGGAAGTGATCGCGCTCGCCAGCCGCGCGCCTTCGTCGCTCAATACGCAGCCGTGGAACTTCACCGTCGTGACCGGCGAACCGCTCGACCGCATTCGCGAGGAGAATGCCCGCCGCACGCTCGCCGGCGTGCCCGAATCGCGCGAGTTTCGTACCGGCGAGCAATATGGCGGCGCGCATCGCGAGCGGCAGATCGAGATCGCCAAGCAGCTGTTCGGCGCGATGGACATTGCGCGCGACGACAAGGAGAAGCGGCAGGATTGGGTGCTGCGCGGTTTCCGCCAGTTCGGCGCGCCCGTCTCGATCGTTGTCACCTACGATCGCGTGCTGCTGGGCAGTGACATCGCGCCGTTCGATTGCGGCGCGGTGGTCAATGCGCTGGTCAACGCCGCGTGGTCGCGCGGGCTGGGATGCGTGATCAACAGCCAAGGGATCATGCAATCGCCGGTCGTGCGCGAAAATGCGCGCATCCCCGACGATCAGGTGATCCAGACGTGCGTCGCGATGGGCTGGCCCGACGAGAGCTTCCCGGCGAATGCGGTGGTGTCGCGG